One window from the genome of Roseomonas haemaphysalidis encodes:
- a CDS encoding PepSY-associated TM helix domain-containing protein translates to MTAMFNGRAPARPRALPPASSTAAEFKAFVARLHFYVGLFVGPFLLVAAVTGVLYVVTPQLEDALYRPQLRTGGTGPARSLAAQAEAAQRQAGPDARLFAIRPATGPGLSTRVMFSDPRLGESESRAVFVDPETLATRGELTVYGTSGILPFRTTLDYLHRNLLLGDFGRYYSELAASWLWIATLGGVLLWLWRRTGGLSRRHPGNARLRTRRLHGLIGVAASLGLLFLSATGLTWSQWAGGRIDSLRGTLGWVTPGVSLALSPGVAAPMGEHAEHQHHGGMPAQAPPDAATRLDAVLAASRAAGIDSPMVEIRLPRPGQAWLVREYDRSWPTQVDTVAIDPVSLRVTSRADFASFPLVAKLVRWGIDMHMGILFGVPNQILMAAVGLGLVGATLYGYRIWWQNRPAPGALPRTLTQSWLRLSPAARASVALAAAAIGWALPMAGLSLAAFLAVDMLRWHLARRSQAGTVPAE, encoded by the coding sequence ATGACCGCCATGTTCAACGGACGCGCGCCCGCGCGGCCTCGTGCCCTGCCGCCCGCATCTTCCACCGCCGCCGAATTCAAGGCCTTCGTGGCCCGTCTGCACTTCTATGTCGGGCTGTTTGTCGGGCCGTTCCTGCTGGTGGCCGCGGTCACCGGCGTGCTCTACGTCGTCACGCCGCAGCTGGAGGACGCGCTGTACCGCCCGCAGCTGCGCACCGGCGGCACCGGCCCCGCGCGCAGCCTGGCCGCGCAGGCCGAGGCGGCGCAGCGGCAGGCCGGGCCCGATGCCCGGCTGTTCGCCATCCGTCCGGCCACCGGGCCGGGGCTGAGCACGCGGGTGATGTTTTCCGACCCCCGGCTCGGCGAATCCGAAAGCCGCGCGGTGTTCGTGGACCCGGAAACGCTGGCGACCCGGGGCGAGCTGACGGTCTATGGCACCAGCGGCATCCTGCCGTTCCGCACCACGCTGGACTACCTGCACCGCAACCTGCTGCTGGGCGACTTCGGCCGATACTACAGCGAGCTGGCCGCATCCTGGCTCTGGATCGCCACCCTGGGCGGCGTGCTGCTGTGGCTGTGGCGCCGGACCGGGGGGCTGTCGCGCCGGCACCCGGGCAATGCGAGGCTACGCACGCGCCGGCTGCACGGGCTGATCGGCGTCGCCGCCTCGCTCGGCCTGTTGTTTCTGTCGGCCACCGGGCTGACCTGGTCGCAATGGGCCGGCGGGCGGATCGACAGCCTGCGCGGAACGCTGGGCTGGGTGACGCCCGGCGTGTCGCTGGCTCTCAGTCCAGGCGTCGCGGCGCCGATGGGCGAGCATGCGGAGCACCAGCACCACGGCGGCATGCCCGCGCAGGCGCCGCCGGATGCGGCCACCCGCCTGGACGCGGTGCTGGCGGCATCGCGCGCGGCGGGGATCGATTCCCCCATGGTCGAGATCCGGCTGCCCCGGCCGGGGCAGGCGTGGCTGGTGCGTGAATACGACCGCTCCTGGCCCACCCAGGTGGATACCGTCGCCATCGACCCCGTGTCCCTGCGGGTGACGAGCCGTGCCGACTTCGCGAGCTTTCCGCTGGTCGCCAAACTGGTCCGCTGGGGCATCGACATGCACATGGGCATCCTGTTCGGCGTGCCGAACCAGATCCTGATGGCGGCGGTGGGGCTCGGCCTGGTCGGGGCCACGCTGTATGGCTACCGCATCTGGTGGCAGAACCGGCCGGCGCCCGGCGCCCTGCCGCGCACGCTGACGCAAAGCTGGCTGCGCCTGTCGCCGGCCGCCCGCGCATCGGTCGCGCTGGCGGCGGCTGCCATCGGGTGGGCGCTGCCGATGGCCGGGCTCAGCCTGGCCGCGTTTCTGGCGGTCGACATGCTGCGCTGGCACCTGGCCCGGCGATCACAGGCGGGCACGGTGCCGGCGGAATAG
- a CDS encoding SOS response-associated peptidase — translation MCNLYAMISNQRTMLDHFRATRDRTGNLPALPAIYPDAMAPVVRQAEDGGRELAMLRWGMPGPEQYGGHPVTNIRNTRSPHWRRWLGPAHRCLVPVTSFSEWEDTKPRKTPVWFALDEARPLFAFAGIWTNWTGTRGPKSNPIDGEHELYGFLTCEPNETVGAVHPKAMPVLLTTPGEMDTWLEAPWEIARELQRPLPDAAMRVVMRGQRQDPG, via the coding sequence ATGTGCAACCTCTACGCCATGATCAGCAACCAGCGGACCATGCTGGACCATTTCCGCGCCACGCGGGACCGCACCGGCAACCTCCCCGCCCTGCCGGCGATCTATCCGGATGCCATGGCCCCCGTGGTCCGCCAGGCGGAGGATGGCGGGCGGGAGCTGGCCATGCTGCGCTGGGGCATGCCGGGGCCGGAGCAATATGGCGGCCATCCCGTCACCAACATCCGCAACACCCGCAGCCCGCACTGGCGCCGCTGGCTGGGCCCCGCGCATCGCTGCCTGGTGCCGGTGACCTCCTTTTCCGAATGGGAAGACACCAAGCCCAGAAAGACGCCGGTGTGGTTCGCGCTGGACGAGGCGCGGCCGTTGTTCGCCTTCGCGGGCATCTGGACCAACTGGACCGGCACCCGTGGCCCGAAGTCGAACCCCATCGACGGCGAGCACGAGCTTTATGGCTTTCTGACCTGCGAGCCGAACGAAACGGTGGGTGCGGTCCACCCCAAGGCGATGCCGGTGCTGCTGACGACGCCCGGGGAAATGGACACCTGGCTGGAAGCGCCGTGGGAGATCGCACGGGAGCTGCAGCGGCCGTTGCCGGATGCCGCCATGCGGGTGGTGATGAGGGGCCAGCGGCAGGACCCGGGCTAG